In a genomic window of Ranitomeya imitator isolate aRanImi1 chromosome 5, aRanImi1.pri, whole genome shotgun sequence:
- the LOC138680539 gene encoding uncharacterized protein — MSTNEQDFVRALIEMYRSLPCLWKIKSKDYSNRYMKREAYEKLVAVYREYHPTETVDENIVRKKIQALRTVFKKEVNKVENSKKSGAGTEEVYVPRLWYYDLMAFTRDQEIPRPCQTVTSLCEPSPEDILPESPDDHVPLQQRETTEANNVQSPQSSSSPSVEEQTCPLRPSRKRKSTAATPVDLLAVANSILSKHVTTKLSPFASLVEERLNRLDDTQRSHAERIMFDVMNAAAAGKLCDTSTLSIDVRQPSAHFYWGHQQEPMHSTPVRRPGPHNSQFRTPPAPPSFGDLSQGPPIATHHYSEMDTYYQNL, encoded by the exons atgtctacaaatgagcaggactttgttcgggcactcatagagatgtaccgctccctgccctgtttgtggaagataaaatctaaggattatagcaaccgttacatgaagagagaagcgtatgagaagctggtggccgtctacagggagtatcatcccacagagaccgtggatgaaaacattgtgaggaaaaagatccaggctctccgcacagttttcaaaaaagaggtcaacaaagtggaaaattctaagaagtctggggccggaactgaggaagtctatgtgcccaggctgtggtattacgacctgatggcattcactagagaccaagaaatccctcgcccgtgccagactgtgactagcctttgtgagccatcgcccgaagatatcctgcctgagtctcctgacgaccat gtgcctctgcaacagcgggaaacaacggaagcgaacaatgtccagtcccctcagtcctccagtagcccgtctgtcgaggagcagacatgtccactgcgcccatctagaaaaagaaaatcaacagcagccacacctgtggatctcctggcagtggccaacagcatcttgtcgaagcacgtcacaaccaaactctccccattcgcatccttggttgaggaacgtttaaacagactggatgatacccaaagatctcacgcggagagaataatgtttgacgttatgaacgcggcagccgcaggaaaactatgcgacacatcaacattgagcattgacgtccgtcagcccagtgcccatttttattggggacaccaacaggagcccatgcacagcactcctgtccgcagacctgggccacataattctcagttccggacaccacctgcacccccttcttttggtgacttatcacaaggacctcctatagccacgcaccactacagtgagatggacacttactaccaaaatttgtag
- the LOC138681367 gene encoding uncharacterized protein, whose translation MSHSDVPVIVAAALLVEAHNQLEVQARNNRVKRQRRMWTKQWLQKRNQLSHMGLIRELQDNNPHDFRNYLRMSEDSFNVLLAAVEPYIRRQNTQMRAAVPVDERLAVTLRFLATGRSMQDLHYSAAISRSLLSVIIPETCKAIVSVLHRSYMPFPQTPDDWKEISRGFEEQWQFPNCGGALDGKHVRITQPPHSGSFYYNYKGYFSIILMALVNANYDFISVSVGINGRVSDGGVLEHTDFGERLKNNKLALPPNSDTTENMNFVFVGDEAFPLHPNLLKPFSQKTLTPERRIFNYRLSRARRVVENAFGIMANRFRVFHTALNMKLTSIDSVVLACCVLHNFLRRRDATAYSPTQYVDSVDQGNGDVTQGEWRLDAHRVCGLESLGSGRYCDDATNSRDKYSDFFNGPGAVPWQYQQL comes from the coding sequence atgtctcattcggatgtacctgtgattgttgcggccgcgttattggtagaagctcacaaccagctggaggttcaagcgcgaaacaatcgtgtaaagcgtcagcgccgcatgtggaccaaacagtggctgcagaagaggaatcaattgtcccatatgggccttataagggaactgcaggataacaacccgcatgattttcgtaactacctgagaatgtcggaggactcatttaatgtcctacttgcagccgtagaaccttatatcaggcggcaaaatacacagatgagagcagctgtcccagtggatgagaggctggctgtcacgctgcgtttcctggcgactggcaggtctatgcaagacttgcattacagcgcagctatatcccgatccctactcagcgtcatcatcccagagacatgcaaagctattgtctcagttttacaccgcagttacatgcctttcccacagaccccggatgactggaaagagatttctaggggatttgaggagcaatggcagttcccgaattgcggtggggccttggatggcaaacatgtacgcatcacccaaccaccacactctggctccttttattataactataagggatatttcagcataattctcatggccctcgtaaatgctaactatgatttcataagtgtgtctgttgggattaacgggagagtatccgatggaggagttttggagcacacagattttggggaacgcttgaaaaataataaacttgccttgccgcccaacagtgacacaacagaaaacatgaactttgtctttgtcggagatgaggctttcccactgcatccgaaccttttgaagcccttctcccagaagactctgacaccggaacgacgaatctttaattacagactttcaagagctagacgcgttgttgaaaatgcattcggaattatggcaaaccgatttcgggttttccacacagcactaaacatgaaactaacgtctattgactctgtggtgcttgcttgttgtgtcctccacaactttctacgtcgccgtgatgccactgcatacagccctacacagtatgtagactctgtggaccagggtaacggagatgtaacccagggcgaatggcgtctagacgCGCACAGGGTTTGTGGTTTGGAAAGTCTGGGTTCTGGAAGGTACTGTGATGATGCAACTAATAGCAGGGACAAATACTctgactttttcaatgggccaggggctgtcccatggcagtatcaacagctgtaa